DNA from Nematostella vectensis chromosome 5, jaNemVect1.1, whole genome shotgun sequence:
CGGTGTTTGGTTGAACTTTGGAGTTAAAAAATAAGATATCGTTATAAAGGGCAACTCACCCTACCAATCATGTAGCCTGTCTCGCAGACAacgacaaaacaacaaaataaaatagtcAAACAAAATAGTCCTCCCCCTCCCCGAAACACCACCATAAGTACTAATGTACTAAATCATTTGTAGTTCAGCGGAAGAGTACAGACATTTACATACAGTGGATATATACCTGGAGGTCTTGTGGGCGGGGGTGCTGTGGCTTGCGGCTGGCCTGCAAAAGAAAGCATATAAGACCCTTGCAAAAGAGAGCATATAAGACCCTTGCAAAAGGGGACATATAAGACCCTTGCAAAAGAGAGCATATAAGACCCTTGCAAAGGAGTGCATATAAGACCCTTGCAAAAGAGTGCATATAAGACCCTTGCAAAAGAGAGCATATAAGACCCTTGCAAAAGAGAGCATATAAGACCCTTGCAAAAGAGTGCATATAAGACCCTTGCAAAAGAGTGCATATAAGACCCTTGCAAAAGAGAGCATATAAGACCCTTGCAAAAGAGAGCATATAAGACCCTTGCAAAAGAGAGCATACAAGACCCTTGCAAAAAAGAGCATATAAGACCCTTGCAAAAGAGTGCATATAAGACCCTTGCAAAAGAGTGCATATAAGACCCTTGCAAAAGAGAGCATATAAGACCCTTGCAAAAGAGTGCATATAAAACCCTTGCAAAAGAGTGCACATAAGACCCTTGCAAAAGAGTGCATATAAGACCCTTGCAAAAGAGAGCATATAAGAACCTTGCAAAAGAGTGCATATAAGACCCTTGCAAAAGAGTGCATATAAGACCCTTGCAAAAGAGAGCATATAAGACCCTTGCAAAAGAGTGCATTTAAGACCCTTGCAAAAGAGAGCATATAAGACCCTTGCAAAAGAGAGCATATAAGACCCTTGCAAAAGAGAGCATATAAGACCCTTGCAAAAGAGTGCAAACAAGACCCTTGCAAAAGAGAGCATATAAGACCCTTGCAAAAGAGTGCATATAAGACCCTTGCAAAGGAGTGCATATAAGACCCTTGCAAAAGAGTGCATATAAGACCCTTGCAAAAGGGGACATATAAGACCCTTGCAAAAGAGTGCATATAAGACCCTTGCAAAAGAGTGCATATAAGACCCTTGCAAAAGGGGACATATAAGACCCTTGCAAAAGAGTGCATATAAGACCCTTGCAAAAGAGAGCATATAAGACCCTTGCAAAAGAGTGCATATAAGACCCTTGCAAAAGAGAGCATATAAGACCCTTGCAAAAGAGTGCATATAAGACCCTTGCAAAAGGGGACATATAAGACCCTTGCAAAAGAGTGCATATAAGACCCTTGCAAAAGAGTGCATATAAGACCCTTGCAAAAGAGTGCATATAAGACACTTGCAAAAGAGAGCATATAAGACCCTTGCAAAAGAGTGCATATAAGACCCTTGCAAAAGAGAGCATATAAGACCCTTGCAAAAGAGTGCATATAAGACCCTTGCAAAAGGGGACATATAAGACCCTTGCAAAAGAGTGCATATAAGACCCTTGCAAAAGAGTGCATATAAGACCCTTGCAAAAGAGTGCATATAAGACACTTGCAAAAGAGAGCATATAAGACCCTTCCAAAGAAAATTTTttgacatttatttatttttaatcaaagaGGGACCTTTGAGGGTTGCTTATACAAATAGGATTGATTTTGATACTTGGGCAGCACCCCTTTGATACTTTGACAATACTATTTTGAATTGGCATTCTCCTTCCCTACTGACAACTGGGCACCTCGTCCCTTCCTCATTGACACTTAgacacccctccctccctaccAGGGCATAGGTTGCAGGTCGCCTTGCAGAATTGTTGCATGTTCTTGTAGTAGCGAGAGCCAGGACTGCAGTGCCCTTGCTGCCTCCAGTAATCACAGCCCTTCACCGTGTCTTTGCACGCAGGCTCTAAGCACCAGAAAGCAAAGAGGTTAAACAAGAATCTACAATAGGCTATGGTAGTCTATTTATGAGAGACGAAGCACGTAGTGATTTGGTTCAATGATCGGTGAACAAGTGTGATGCTCCCTGTAGGATTGCGTTCTGCTGGTTAGTGCGGCGTCCTTGGTTTCGTTGAACAAAGAAATGTCCTGTGTTCTCAATCACTAATCAGATATTGATCGTTACCATATATGGACATATGTCTCATTTAACAGCTGTCGCGGTGCCTGCAAGCGCTTGTAGCCTTTGTGTGACAGAGAGCGTGAGCAGGTCATGACGGCTGCTGAAAGAGGCTAACATGGAAATGGTTGTCCGATTTACTTACGACAGTGTCCACAAGTTCTCGGACAGACTTTAGTCATGTAGTCCCGTAGTGACTTTGAAGTGCAATGACCATCTTGCTTCCATCTTATGCACCGAGAAGGGTAAACATCTTCGCAttctggaaataaaaaaaaaaacgactaCGATTTAAAACAAAACGTCGACGATTTTTTACAACCCTTTTTTATCAGCAAAGAGGTAACAGgatatgttttgtttctcacACCTAGGGCTGACAAACTTAATGATAACTTCTAATTGATtttctttgcattttttttctctaagtTTCACTATTTTGGAGATCATTGTCGTATTTAGACGTTCAAAAAGGCGGTGACAAGggcaaaaacataaaaaacttGATTTAACAATTAATGGAGTCGAGGATACAAAGAGTGTACCATAAGTTCGCACAAAAGAGAGGGATGACAAATCGGATCCGCCCCTGAGATTGAACAATAACTACCAAAAGCATTGATATTTGATTCTCGCTTTTGACTCATAGTGGAATCTTAATTACTCAAACCGAAATGAGTTGCTCAGAGTTACATTAAAATCAGACAAACTTGTTCTCAACATCGTTCTCTCACTCgagaatgaaaaaaatgtaatgataACCGATCAAGATATTTTAGAAGAGCAGAAAAGAAAGTTCGGATAATCAGAATCGGGACGGTAAACCCGACATCCGTTGTGCTAATATATCGTCATTCGGTTATATTTAAGTACATTTTATTGCTTTTTGAAGGGATTGACCAAAATCTGGTTTTACCAGATTTTGAATCTAAGCATTTGCCGCTGTGTTGAGTATTTCATGGAGATGACACAGCAGCGACTGATTGGAGAAGGCAAGGGGTGACCCGGGGGGCACTGATTGgagtaggggaggggtggccCGGGGGGGCACTGATtggaggaggggaggggtggccCGGGGGGCGCGGACCCCCCCActcccttctagcagccaaaaatacagtaaatgtataagacattatcttaaatacaggagaaaatgccttgaaagggccttttggggcCCCTGCTGTTAAAACTCCTGGTTGCGCCGCTGATTCCAGTTATTTTAGTTATATATTATTAGAAAGATTCCAGTTATCAAAACTCGAGTCGGCTGGGTGCACTGTCACCTCAGTATTTAGTCCAGaactgggactctctttgcgctcgacattctggctggACTAAAAGCCCGATAGTCCAGACCTAGGACTCtttttgcgctcgacattctggctcgcgtgaaagagggtccagtatttattgcatgcgcatgcgcgaacatGTACCAATCAGCGATCTTCATGGCAAAAGTTGAAATACGAGCGCGCGCAATAACGGACATGCCTAAGGAGGGTCGATTCCCCCTAGACCTTGTCGAGTGCAGATCTCCGAAAATCAAATGTTTTGTACATGTGAAGGAATATCAGCGAACTGCTTgggatttgttttctataaaaacgCGATAAAATGTTCGTTTGGAATGGCGCTATTGCCTAAAGCGCGCGCGTGAAAATCACGAAAACGGAAAAGCTCTTTGATTGATATATTTTCCAGACTCTAATTATCATCTGTCCTGTTCTCCGAAAGGACCAAAATCCGCGTATTATTTCTTAAATAAACCCTCGCTCGTCCTTTtcgcagccatcttgaactaagcaaccaggccacaccgcatatatgcggtgtattttcgcgcaagcgcatgcaataaatactggaccctctttcacgcgagccagaattgtcgagcgcaaagagagtcccaggtctggactactCAGTATTGCGCAAACCTCCCCAGCCTCCCCGCTTCGTCCCTTGCCTTACTCTAGCTATATGCATTTTAAGAAGAGATCGGTATTTTTGTTCGAGACTCTAGACGTTTAGGTTATCAGTCACTGTGCGTGCACAGATTATGACTACTTTATCTGAGCTAATGACCGATAACATGGCCTTTGCTTTGTGATAATGTTAAACGAACGCCTGTGGCTTAAGATAATCTTGGCCTACGTAGAGGCTAACACATGGTGAATCGCTTAAAATGCACAATGCTGATCCCCGCATCCGATGAGTGTATTATAGGTACAAGAAAGGCTAAATAGTGCTCACCGCAAAGTGTCCATTTTGTCTTACGAGTAAGATAAATGACAAGACGACGAGAGCGTAAATTGAAGCAATTGACCTCGCGATTAAAGTAAGCTCACCAGCCCTCAACTCTCGAGTCAACAAAACACGAAACAGACGTAAACAGACAGCAAAAGTAAAGATAAAACATTAACTAACAACGAATTATTCTAAAGCAAAAACAGACCGACATTTTACAAGGCGATTGTGGTACAATTATCTTCCTTGCTAGGGCAGTATAACTCCGCACTGTGTTATCAACAGCGCTTTGCGTTCAGGGCTCTAGGCCGAGAAAAAATTCAGAGCTGATACTGAACTGCGTTGTCTCCCCTTGACACGGAACTGTGTTGCTCCCCTTGACACGACTTTACATGGTGCTGTTTCATACGACAAAAATAGGTTCCTAGATATGCGCAGCAAAATCTACCGGAGTCGAAACAGAGCGCACTGAAGTCTGAAGCAGTGCATGCAATAACAATATCCCCACACCATAGATCTCTGTACCTTTAGCGTGTATTCTATGAAGCGAACATAGCAAAGTCCCCACAGCCAGGAGTCTCCAAACGAAGGTATCTACCATTATTTTATGAACTCCCCGCGCGATGCCTTTGTGGGTCAAACGACACGTTCAGTGGTACGTTAAAGCTAGGGACACTCAACATCGAGAGCGTTTTATATAAACACACAGTCGGAAGTGGCGGCGATTTCCGGTAGTGCGTGACGTATAGAGCGTGACGGGAAGATTTCCGGCGGAAGAAGTCAAGGTTATAATACACGCCCAACTCTGATGCTACTTACACGTCTTTCAATGTTATGCAAATCAGACTTTCAATGCCGGGGGAAGGAGCGCctctagaaaaaaatacaaataagcGCTTTCCTTGAATATAAATCGCGTATACGGTATGGGGAAAAAAGTTCCACGCCTTGTATTACTCCTCCAAAAAGGGTCACGTATAATTCAGAAAGACCCGAAGCCTCAAAATTCTGACAAAGTGTAACCTAGGAATTCGGATCCTTTGAGTACTATGAGGCTACTATTCGGGTACTATGAGGCTAAAAAGATCAAATTGTAATGAATTAAATATCACAGTTTCTTAAGATGAATCATCTAGAGTGACTAATAGCATTATTGTGGGTTTTCTCTGATTTTCAAGGGTATTTTTGTGTCATTTCCGAGCCACTCCTAACCTAACCACCTCATTTCATTTCCGGTAAAGATGAAATGCGCTCACTTCCGGGAGCTCCCTGGAGCCTGGGTCTAATGATATCCTACAATGCATCACGGTCGCTCACGGATTCAAGATGGCGAACAAACGTGTAGCTTACGTTGGCGGTTTAGCTGAAGAAGTAGACGAAAAAGTCCTTCATGCAGCATTTATTCCCTTCGGAGACATTACAGATGTACAGATACCCATGGACTATACAACCTCGAAGCATCGAGGGTTCGGGTTTGTGGAGTTTGAGTTTGCCGAAGATACAGCGGCCGCCATTGACAACATGAATGAGTCCGAATTGTTCGGTCGAACAATCCGCGTAAATTTAGCAAAACCAATGAAGATTAAAGAGGGCTATAGCAGGGCGGTCTGGAGCGAAGATTCCTGGTTACAGAAACACGCTGGTCAAACTCTAGAGGAAAAAGATTCAACGGAAACTAGCGGAGAAACCGACGAAGCCATGGAAACTCAACCTGTTTCGCGTAAAAGGGTTAACCCACGTGTGTTCTTTGATATCACTATTGGCGAAAGAAGTGCAGGTCGCATTGTGATGGAGCTGCGATCGGACGTAGTTCCTATGACTGCTGAGAACTTTCGCTGCCTTTGTACTCATGAGAAAGGGTTTGGTTACAAGGGAAGCTCATTTCATCGGATTATTCCTCAGTTTATGTGCCAAGGAGGAGATTTTACCAAACATAACGGCACTGGTGGGAAATCAATATATGGAGCCAAGTTTGAAGACGAGAATTTTGTACTGAAGCACAATGGAGCTGGGGTTTTGTCTATGGCTAATTCTGGGCCAAATACCAATGGATCTCAGTTCTTTTTGACAACAGAGAAGACTGATTGGTTGGATGGGAAACATGTAGTGTTTGGTAACGTGATTGACGGGTTTGATGTTGTGCGGAAGATGGAGGCGGTAGGATCGCAGTCGGGGAAAGCCAGCAAAAAGGTTGTGATTGATGACTGTGGAGAACTCTCTTGATTGGTCAATAACTCATGACTGCTTGAAAGTATTGTAGACTCTGTACATAATATGGTATAAACATGGGATTCTCTTACTGTGTAGAGTTGATGGTGTGACCTCTTTGAATGAAACTAAACACCATGAACAACACAGATAGAAAAACTAAGACCATATACTTTTGTACAACTGCTTTGTATATAGAGATTACTGAGCGATATTCTGACATAAGTGCATGATTTGTAAAAATTTTTGTGGCTAGCTAAAATCTATCCATTATCCACATATCATTATCTTGAGTGAATCTGTTTAATGTTTAAAAATACTCTGAAGATTTGGGTGTTTGTCAAACAAATTTGCTGCATAAAATCCTCTGAGTCAGTTTGGATGAATTCTAACACAGCTGTATTCCACTCACACTTTGAGTTCAAAtgatttataattttttttcaataccTGCACCCGCTTTTACATTCGCCtgtatttcattgttttcttgcttgtttttTGATACCTTCAAACGCAAAGTTCAGTGACACGTTGCAAAGCTTAATTGAGGTGCAAATATATTCATTTCCTACAAAAACTTGCCCTGCTAATGCGTCAATGACAAGTTTGGACTTTTCAAGAATATTGTTTACATGCATGacacaaattgtacaacagTAGTTGTGGGTATTCAAGCTTTTTGTCTGAAAAAAGTACTTTTCGAACAGTTCAATTCAATCAgtaataaaatcaatttttgtCTCTATTACAATCGCCAACATCTATTGGATATGCTTCAAGTACCACTTATCGAcccttttttacttttaaattTGATACCGTTCATTATTATGTAGCTTTTATAGAACAAGCTTACTGAAAAACAACCTATTTAGAAATATTTATAAAGTTTTATTAAACTTTTATTATGATAAATAATATGTTGCTCAGATATCCCCTGGTCACGCGACATTTTGTACATACTCCCACACACTATATTGTGTGATTTGTATTTATACAATTGTAATTATAACAAGCTTGTTACATGTAACAAGCATTTGGCCATACACTCTCTTATGCTTTATGTATAATAGAGATGGCCGGATCATATTCAGACATTATTGCATGGTTTAAATGATTTCCCTTACTTACCCAGGCAAAGATGCATTTGGCAGATATTTTTGTAACTTATTTTCAAAGCACTCTTGGGGCAGGTGTAGCTGAGTCTCTGATCTTATCTGATCTTTGGTTGTATCTGATTGTTATTCTACCCCCATTATAGTGGTGCCTTACCAGATCAGCACTGTATGCTTTCATTAGCTTTCTAAGGGACCTCCATTAATTGAAAGTCTTGCGCCCTGCAATCCAAATCATGGGCGTGTTTAGAGTAACATGGAGTGGGTTCCGGCAGTAATGAATTGACCTTTGCAATAAATTTTCACTCAAAACGTTTACCGAGCTCCTGTAAATGGATGGCTAGATCTTAACTTtatctatccaaatacacagaAAATTCATAACTCAATCGCCTACTATTTAACTAGCCATTCTTATCCAATTAGATGATTTGATTTTTGTGTTGAATGAGAGTGCACGGTCAAACGGTCACGATTGAGGCTCTATTCCGCCACACTTGTTTTCTGGACTTACTCTTAATTATGCTCGATTTAGGCTCTATTCAGCCACACTTATTTTCTGGACTCACTCTTAATTATGCTCGACTGAGGCTCTTTTCAGCCACACTTGTTTTCTGGACTCACTCTTAATTATGCTCGACTGAGGCTCTATTCAGCCACACTTGTTTTCTGGACTCACTCTTAATTATGCTCGATTGAGGCTCTATTCAGCCACACTTATTTTCTGGACTCACTCTTAATTATGCTCGACTGAGGCTCTATTCAGCCACACTTATTTTCTGGACTCACTCTTAATTATGCTCGATTAAGGCTCTATTCAGCCACACTTGTTTTCTGGACTCACTCTTAATTATGCTCGACTGAGGCTCTACTCAGCCACACTTGTTTTCTGGACTCACTCTTAATTATGCTCGACTGAGGCTCTATTCAGCCACACTTGTTTTCTGGACTCACTCTTAATTATGCTCGACTGAGGCTCTTTTCAGCCACACTTGTTTTCTGGACTCACTCTTAATTATGCTCGACTGAGGCTCTTTTCAGCCACACTTGTTTTCTGGACTCACTCTTAATTATGCTCGGCTGAGGCTCTATTCAGCCACACTTGTTTTCTGGACTCACTCTTAATTATGCTCGACTGAGGCTCTATTCAGCCACACTTATTTTCTAGACTCACTCTTAATTATGCTCGACTGAGGCTCTTTTCAGCCACACTTGTTTTCTGGACTCACTCTTAATTATGCTCGACTGAGGCTCTATTCAACCACACTTGTTTTCTGGACTCACTCTTAATTATGCTCGACTGAGGCTCTACTCAGCCACACATGTTTTCTGGACTCACTCTTAATTATGCTCGACTGAGGCTCTTTTCAGCCACACTTGTTTTCTGGACTCACTCTTAATTATGCTCGACGTTGTTATGTCTGGAGGTGTTGATGGATATTATAGAGAAATTCATAATCGATGAGGGAATTCCATGGTTAATTTCACGCGAAAAACTATATCGTTATCTCAAGAAAAAGAGACAACGGTTTGATGGCGGCATATTTATTTTCGATGGTACAACTAATAGCTGGATATTTATCGGATCGAGCACAAATCTGTAAGGATTGGAAGTTCTTACCTGAGATGGGAAAATGGACAGATCAAAACTGAAAAGAGTTTTCAGtttaagccgcattgtcaccagtttacttctggtcgattcgatgatttttaacggaaaatgctaaaaatatttcaaaatattaaaagcattgtgtctaatggaattttttttgaggatgtgattgataatttagagcggattgcctgttaaatatctcggattctaatagatttttttgtcttttaacggttgaggttttcgttggacctccggaagtaaactggtgacaatgcggctttaaaacgCGTGTCCGTTCAAATTTAGAGAGAATCATGACTTCCTTCGGATTAAAAGTAAACATGGAGGTTGACAGCAATGCCTATTGGGGAGTTGTTGAAGTGAGTTCCAGAAACAGACCGCTGCTCACTGTACCAGCGAGAAACCGGTTGTGGTACAGAGGCTCAGGATTTTTACGCTTGTTGGGTAGCGACTCTGTTGCTTTTTTTCTAGTGTTGTAGGCCGTGATACACTCTTTGAATCCTTGTATTTCGTTTGAAATATACGTAGCAATTGTATTttcattcatgtttttttgcCTTTCTGCGCCAAGAGCCGTAATGTCGGTGTTTTGTTTTAACTTTTGCCGCCGTTTGTTTCCTACTCGCAAGAGTCAAAGGCTTGGAAAGTTTTTAACGTCTGGCAAATTCAGACTAAATCTCATAGCGAAAGTTTCTTTCTAAAACAAGTCCATTCATCCATACCAAATCTAGTGAGATGAGAACTTTGATTGAGAACTGACTGATGAGAACTTTGATTTTCTCAGCTAAGCGTAAGTTTGAAAAATATGTTTCGCGTTGGGAAAAATTT
Protein-coding regions in this window:
- the LOC5510374 gene encoding peptidyl-prolyl cis-trans isomerase E; the encoded protein is MANKRVAYVGGLAEEVDEKVLHAAFIPFGDITDVQIPMDYTTSKHRGFGFVEFEFAEDTAAAIDNMNESELFGRTIRVNLAKPMKIKEGYSRAVWSEDSWLQKHAGQTLEEKDSTETSGETDEAMETQPVSRKRVNPRVFFDITIGERSAGRIVMELRSDVVPMTAENFRCLCTHEKGFGYKGSSFHRIIPQFMCQGGDFTKHNGTGGKSIYGAKFEDENFVLKHNGAGVLSMANSGPNTNGSQFFLTTEKTDWLDGKHVVFGNVIDGFDVVRKMEAVGSQSGKASKKVVIDDCGELS